TTCTCAAACATGCATCCAACGTTCCCGGCTGCGCGCTTGCGGTTGAGGAGATCTTCAGGGAAGCCGGATTTCCGACCAACGTCTTCAGAACAGTGCTTCTGTCATCCAAGGACCTCAAGCCGCTGATCGAAGATCCGCATATCGCCGCGGTGACGCTGACGGGCAGCGTCGCCGCTGGCAAGTCGGTGGCTGCGACCGCAGGAGCCGTAATGAAGAAGGGCGTATTCGAGCTCGGCGGATCGGACGGCTATACTGTTCTGGAGGACGCCGATCCCGTTGCTGCGGCCAAGATCTGTGCGCGCGGACGGATGGTCAATGGCGGCCAAAGCTGCATTGCGGCCAAGCGGTTCGTCGTGGTCGAGAGTGCACGGGAAGCGTTCGAGCGCGCGCTGGTCGAAGAGATGCGCGCTTACGTGATGGGAGATCCGTACGATCCGAAGACCAGGCTGGGACCTATGGAAAGCGTGCACTCGCGGGATAAGATCGCAAGCCAGGTTAGGCAGAGCGTGAGAAATGGTGCCAAAAATCTCCTCGGCGGCGAAGTGCCGAAGCAACCGGGCGCATGGTATCCGGCCACTGTTCTGTCAAATGTGCTGCCCGGGCAGCCCGCGCATGATGAAGAGGTGTTCGGACCGGTTGCCGCTGTCATTTCCGCCAAGGACGAGGCGGACGCGATCCGCATCGTCAATGCCAGCCACTTTGGTCTCGGAGCGGCAGTGATTGCAGGTGACACCACCCGAGGAGAGCGGATCGCCGCGGAAGAGCTGGATGCGGGCGCTGTGTTTGTGAACGAGAGCGTCCGCTCAGACCCACGGTTGGCGTTCGGCGGGGTCAAGGACAGCGGCTACGGACGGGAATTGTCCGAATTTGGAATTCGCGAGTTCTGCAACATCAAGTCGGTCTTGATCGAGCCGCTGTAGTTGAGCCGTTCAAACCTTCCGCACGGATGGTTGACGTAGGTAGCCTACGTCGCCCTGTTGGATTTCGCCGTGTGGCGGAGAAGGATGAGCCTCCTGTTTCAGAACTGCATATGTGAGATTGGGCCTTCGATCTCAAAGCTCGAACTCGTGTTCGTGTGGCAGGAGGACTCGGCCAGGCCGTAACGGCTCTCTCCGAGGTCAGAGGTCGCGCAGCGTAGGAACCTTGGGTTCATGTTGACATTGTCACCGTAGCAGCGAAGGAGACCGCGATGGCAACGCTTTTAGTCATGGATCACACCGGCGACACCCGTCATTACTTCGATCCCGAAGACCGTGAGCAATTCGCCGGGGCGGAGGCGCGCTTCAAGCAACTGATCTCGGATGGCTATACGGCCGCGACGCGGCAGGCAAGCGGGAATACCGTGGTGGCGCGATCGCTGGATCCGAAGGCGGAAGAGACCTTGTTCTATCCGCGGCTGGTCGGCGGATGATGCGGCTTCGTCCGCGTGATGCGTTTATGTCGCTCCGGCGCGCAGCTGGAGGGCTCTACGCGGCGATGCTCGCGATACGGGAACGGTGGCGCGCGTATGAGCAAATCGAGACGCGTGGGATGGCATTATTGTTCCGCTGGCTCTCGCCGGAGCAGCGATCCGAGTTCGAGAAATACAAGCGCTTCGACGTCATCGGCTCCGAGTCCGGCAAGCGGTATCGCATTTGCTATGGAACCTCGACCAACGTCTACGAAATGGACGACAAGGGCCTTGTCGTGGTGGGTTGGTGCTTCCGACCTGTCGGTTCCCTGGTGGCAGGTGACGTTATGCTTGCGCAGAAGATTGCGCTGGAAATTGACGAGCGCGGAACCCTGATGGTTGCCAGACCATTCCCAGGCTCGATGCCGCCGCGGGCAGGCCTGCTACCGACCGGTTAGTTCAGCGCCGGCATCGCCGGGAACGCATCTTTCCCACGCGCGTTTCGCCCTGCGGGTGGCGGGGCGCGGCGTCGGGTTGGATCTGCCCGGCGGCGTTTGCCCTCATGACGGGAGTCCGATGGCTCTCAACTTTGAAACGCTCAAGGCGACGCTTGTCCTTTATGGGGTGAACGCGGTCTGTGCGATCGTGCTCATGATCGTCGGCTGGTATGCCTCGGGCTTGGCGCAACAATTCGTGTCGCGTACGCTCACTGCGACGCAGCATGTCGACGCGCTGGTGACCGTCTTTTTGTCGAGCCTCGCGCGCTACGCGGTTCTCGCCGTGGTCGGCATCGCGGTCTTGCAGTTGTTTGGCATTCAGACGGCAAGCCTGGTTGCCGTATTGGGCGCCACCTCGCTCGCGATCGGTCTCGCCTTGCAGGGGACGCTGTCAAACCTCGCAGCGGGGGTCATGCTCCTGCTGTTCCGGCCGTTTCAGATCGGAGACGACCTCGAGGTCGCGGGAAAGGCCGGCAAAGTGCGCGCATTGTCGCTCTTCATGACCGAGCTTGTCGCACCTGACAATACGCAGGTGTTGTTGCCAAATGGCTCGGTGTGGGGCAGCGCGATCGTCAACCACAGCACCTATCCGGGCACCGGTGAGGTCAAGGTGTCCTTCCCGGTGAGAGCAGGGGATTCGATCGAGCGGATCACCGAGCAAATCCTGCAGCGGTTGCGCGGGGACACGCGGATACAGGCGCAGCCGGCGGCGGAAGTCCACGTGTCGAAGGTGTTGAACATCTCCGACGCGGCGGGCCCTTTCGTCGAACTGACGGTCCGCGCAAAAGTCAAACCGGCCGACACCGACGCGGTCAAACAGCGCCTGCTGGATGAGATCAGTTCCCTGCTTCGTGACGATGTCGGTCGTCCAGCGGCTGCCTGAACTGTCGAGTGGAGCCAATAGGAACCAAGCAAATTGCGCGGGCTTAAGCCACATGATTCAGAGCAGGCTTAAGCCAAATGACTCAGATAAGCGTGCTCGACTAATCGACCAAACGCAAGCGTTCGACCGCGCTTGCCGGGCTTGAGACGCTCCCGGAGGGCGGAAGCCTGCCGCGGCGAGGCAAGCCAAATAGCCGCGATGCGCGCCGCTGAATCTCCGGCACGCGCTGCTAGCGCAGCCGGTGGGCCGGCGACCGCACCGCTCACGCATGCGCCAACGGAGAAGCTCATGGACCTGAACGGCAAGAAAATCGCGATCCTCGCAACGCACGGTTTCGAGCAGTCGGAGCTTGAAGTGCCGCGTGATCGTCTGAAGAAGGCCGGCGCAGCGGTCGAGGTCGTCTCGCTCGCTTCGGGCGAGATCAAGGGATGGGAAAAGAAGGATTGGGGGCGTCCGGTCAAGGTCGACAAGACGCTGGATCAAGCCGCGGCCGCCGATTACGACGCGGTGGTCCTCCCGGGCGGACAGATCAATCCGGACTTGCTGCGCGTCGAAGCCAAGGCTCTGAAGTTCATCAAGGATATTTTCGACGCCAAGAAGACCGTCGCGGCGGTCTGCCATGGACCATGGCTGTTGATCGAGACCGGAATCGCCAAGGGCCGCAAGATGACGTCGTACAAGTCGATCAAGACCGACGTGGAGAATGCCGGTGCGAGGTGGCAGAACGCCGAGGTCGTTGTCGATCAGGGCGTGGTCACCTCGCGGAATCCCGGCGATCTCGAGGCCTTCAGCGCCAAGATTATCGAGGAGGTCAAGCAAGGACGCCACACCCAACGCCGCGCGGCATGAGGGATCGTCATGCCGCCATTCTCGGACGAGATGAATCGCTGAATGTGTCGCAATGTGCAGAGCCTGTGCGGAGGTCTGCCGGAAGATGGCCAGCTGACCCTTGCTGCGCACGATCGATTTGGAGAACATCATGCACGACAGCACTATCAAGAAAGTCTCCCAGGCCACGGCCCCCAAAGGCGCGATGGGACAGACTTATCTCGTATCCGGCAAGCGTGTCTCGATGCGGTTCTGGGACAACGAGCAGCCGCAGCAAGGTAGTCCCGAGCAGCGGGACTACGAAACCGTCGGAT
The DNA window shown above is from Bradyrhizobium sp. ISRA464 and carries:
- a CDS encoding mechanosensitive ion channel domain-containing protein, translated to MALNFETLKATLVLYGVNAVCAIVLMIVGWYASGLAQQFVSRTLTATQHVDALVTVFLSSLARYAVLAVVGIAVLQLFGIQTASLVAVLGATSLAIGLALQGTLSNLAAGVMLLLFRPFQIGDDLEVAGKAGKVRALSLFMTELVAPDNTQVLLPNGSVWGSAIVNHSTYPGTGEVKVSFPVRAGDSIERITEQILQRLRGDTRIQAQPAAEVHVSKVLNISDAAGPFVELTVRAKVKPADTDAVKQRLLDEISSLLRDDVGRPAAA
- a CDS encoding type 1 glutamine amidotransferase domain-containing protein; protein product: MDLNGKKIAILATHGFEQSELEVPRDRLKKAGAAVEVVSLASGEIKGWEKKDWGRPVKVDKTLDQAAAADYDAVVLPGGQINPDLLRVEAKALKFIKDIFDAKKTVAAVCHGPWLLIETGIAKGRKMTSYKSIKTDVENAGARWQNAEVVVDQGVVTSRNPGDLEAFSAKIIEEVKQGRHTQRRAA
- a CDS encoding NAD-dependent succinate-semialdehyde dehydrogenase, whose translation is MPKTKTLAATAPRSFPTINPATGENGRVYQGHTIDQAILIAADVHQAQSDWRRTPFSVRADLMKNAAQAIRKNRERYARLMTDEMGKTVTDGVAELEKCASTCEYFAQHAEEFLRPISQDMSAGHAGPKPPPRAFVTFNPLGVILAVMPWNFPFWQVIRFAAPHLMAGNAGVLKHASNVPGCALAVEEIFREAGFPTNVFRTVLLSSKDLKPLIEDPHIAAVTLTGSVAAGKSVAATAGAVMKKGVFELGGSDGYTVLEDADPVAAAKICARGRMVNGGQSCIAAKRFVVVESAREAFERALVEEMRAYVMGDPYDPKTRLGPMESVHSRDKIASQVRQSVRNGAKNLLGGEVPKQPGAWYPATVLSNVLPGQPAHDEEVFGPVAAVISAKDEADAIRIVNASHFGLGAAVIAGDTTRGERIAAEELDAGAVFVNESVRSDPRLAFGGVKDSGYGRELSEFGIREFCNIKSVLIEPL